In Oryza brachyantha chromosome 1, ObraRS2, whole genome shotgun sequence, the following are encoded in one genomic region:
- the LOC121053248 gene encoding uncharacterized protein LOC121053248: MLRRLLLRLAPPLAGDAPRLILRGACTSAPASGPPPEPLSPPDLDAISALLPRLISAGNVPAAGRLLTAALLLPGSTERLPFSPLAAHLASMPTLTPAFALLTAIRHHPLRPSPLPLATPLLGHLLSRRRPREAASVVRWLCRPDSPQRPDSATYAVAVAGLCRLEDPKNALAALREMAIDGIRISLKLRESVRDAMLQDARIEEAWALEAAMKQPDTTELAQLVEKLLEEWEE, from the coding sequence ATGCTGCGTCGCCTCCTCCtacgcctcgcgccgccgctcgccggcgacgcccccCGCCTTATCCTTCGCGGCGCGTGCACGTCCGCGCCAGCCTCCGGGCCCCCGCCGGAgcccctctccccgcccgaCCTCGATGCCATCTCCGCGCTCCTCCCGCGCCTCATCTCGGCTGGGaacgtccccgccgccggccgcctcctcaccgccgcgctcctccTGCCGGGCTCCACGGAGCGCCTCCCGTTCTCCCCTCTCGCCGCGCACCTCGCGTCCATGCCCACGCTCACCCCGGCCTTCGCGCTCCTCACCGCCATCCGCCACCACCCGCTCCGCCCATCCCCGCTGCCCCTCGCCACGCCGCTCCTCGGCCACCTCCTCTCGCGCCGGCGGCCCCGGGAGGCCGCCTCCGTCGTCCGCTGGCTCTGCCGACCCGACTCCCCGCAGCGGCCCGACAGCGCCACctacgccgtcgccgtcgcggggCTCTGCCGGCTCGAGGACCCCAAGAACGCGCTCGCTGCGCTCCGGGAGATGGCCATCGACGGGATACGGATCTCGCTGAAGCTGCGGGAGTCGGTGCGGGACGCTATGTTGCAGGACGCGAGGATCGAGGAGGCATGGGCGCTGGAGGCGGCGATGAAGCAGCCGGACACCACCGAGTTGGCGCAGCTAGTCGAGAAGCTTCTCGAAGAATGGGAGGAGTGA
- the LOC102711120 gene encoding pentatricopeptide repeat-containing protein At4g36680, mitochondrial-like produces MAAAVLSASGRRLLDTVARPAGSTELPVSIDHLRSLARAGRLADIDAALAPHVASHSVAAVSALSSLGLPDRASVLLGTLRSPTAAHLNGLLAPLLRRRRLVGLVPSLLEAHPSVPRDAATEAIHAKALCIASGAESAIHLLQRESPPPSIQLFTSIIDSYYKQRQPHRAEQLWRQMVDEHGIIPDVPAHNVRITYKATSGTVEEVKELIRAMREDAGLRPDVVSYNGLMRAMARHGRVDEMLDVYRSLEEGSTAAAEADKLAPDCATYTCVVAALCKAGRWSEADDVFYEAMKRSKVADLGTVRTLVRGLRDAGKGRAARRVVVGLRKKFPARFDGPWKELEELAGLTGNEQDDDVEGDDDEQATPPPMSA; encoded by the coding sequence atggccgccgccgtcctctccGCGTCGGGCCGCCGCCTCTTGGACACCGTCGCCAGGCCCGCCGGATCCACCGAACTCCCCGTCTCGATTGACCACCTTCGCAGCCTCGCTCGCGCGGGTCGCCTCGCCGACATCGAcgccgccctcgcgccgcaCGTGGCGTCCCATTCCGTCGCCGCGGTCTCCGCCCTCTCGTCGCTGGGCCTCCCCGACCGCGCCTCCGTGCTCCTCGGCACCCTCCGATCGCCCACCGCCGCGCACCTCAACGGGCTGCTGGCcccgctcctccgccgccgccgcctcgtcgggCTGGTGCCGTCCCTCCTCGAGGCGCACCCCTCCGTCCCGCGCGACGCCGCCACGGAAGCTATCCACGCCAAGGCCCTGTGCATCGCCTCCGGCGCCGAATCCGCCATCCACCTCCTCCAGAGAGAGTCCCCGCCGCCATCCATCCAGCTCTTCACCAGCATCATCGACTCCTACTACAAGCAGCGTCAGCCCCACCGCGCCGAGCAGCTGTGGCGCCAGATGGTCGACGAACACGGCATCATCCCCGACGTCCCCGCCCACAACGTCAGGATCACCTACAAGGCTACCAGCGGCACGGTGGAAGAGGTCAAGGAGCTGATCCGCGCAATGCGCGAGGATGCGGGGCTCCGGCCGGACGTCGTCTCCTACAACGGGCTGATgcgggcgatggcgcggcACGGGAGGGTGGACGAGATGCTCGACGTGTACAGGAGCTTGGAGGAGGGGAGCACCGCGGCGGCTGAAGCGGACAAGTTGGCGCCAGACTGCGCAACGTACACGTGCGTGGTTGCGGCGCTGTGCAAGGCGGGGAGATGGTCGGAGGCGGACGACGTGTTCTACGAGGCGATGAAGCGGAGTAAGGTGGCCGACCTGGGCACGGTGCGCACGCTGGTGCGAGGGCTCAGGGACGCCGGCAaggggcgggcggcgaggcgggtgGTGGTCGGCCTGCGCAAGAAGTTCCCTGCCCGCTTTGACGGGCCATGGAAGGAGCTCGAGGAGTTGGCTGGGCTGACCGGCAACGAACAGGACGATGATGTCGAAGGGGATGACGACGAGcaggcgacgccgccgccgatgtcCGCGTGA
- the LOC102711665 gene encoding pentatricopeptide repeat-containing protein At4g36680, mitochondrial-like: MLPAMAAAVLSASGRRLLCTVARPAGSSELPVPIDHLRSLVRAGRLADIDAALAPHVTSHSVAAISALSSLGLPDRASALLGTLRTPTAAHLNALLAPLLLRRRLVGLVPSLLEAHPSVPRDAATEAIHAKALCVASGAESAIHLLQRTSPPPSIQLFTSIIDSYYKQRQPHRAEQLWRQMVDDHGIVPDVPAHNVRITYKATSGTVEEVKELIRAMREDAGLRPDIISYNGLMRAMARHGRVDEMLDVYRSLEKGSAAAAEEDKLAPDCVTYTCVVAALCKAGRWSEADDVFDEAMKRGKVADLGAVRMLVRGLRDAGKGRVARRVVIGLRKKFPARFDGPWKELEELAGLTGKEQDDDVEGDDDEQAAPTTMSA; encoded by the coding sequence ATGCTCccagccatggccgccgccgtcctctccGCGTCGGGCCGCCGCCTCTTGTGCACCGTCGCCAGGCCCGCCGGATCCTCCGAACTCCCCGTCCCGATTGACCACCTTCGCAGCCTCGTTCGCGCGGGCCGCCTCGCCGACATCGAcgccgccctcgcgccgcaCGTGACGTCCCATTCCGTCGCCGCGATCTCCGCCCTCTCGTCGCTGGGCCTCCCCGACCGCGCCTCTGCGCTCCTCGGCACCCTCCGGACGCCCACCGCCGcgcacctcaacgcgctcctggccccgctcctcctccgccgccgcctcgtcgggCTGGTGCCGTCCCTCCTCGAGGCGCACCCTTCCGTCCCGCGCGACGCCGCCACGGAAGCCATCCACGCCAAGGCCCTGTGCGTCGCCTCCGGCGCCGAATCCGCCATCCACCTCCTCCAGCGAACGTCCCCGCCGCCATCCATCCAGCTCTTCACCAGCATCATCGACTCCTACTACAAGCAGCGTCAGCCCCACCGCGCCGAGCAGCTGTGGCGCCAGATGGTCGACGACCACGGCATCGTCCCCGACGTCCCCGCCCACAACGTCAGGATCACCTACAAGGCCACCAGCGGCACGGTGGAAGAGGTCAAGGAGCTGATCCGCGCCATGCGCGAGGATGCGGGGCTCCGGCCGGACATCATCTCCTACAACGGGCTGATgcgggcgatggcgcggcACGGGAGGGTGGACGAGATGCTCGACGTGTACAGGAGCTTGGAGAAGgggagcgccgcggcggctgaAGAGGATAAGTTGGCGCCAGACTGCGTAACGTACACGTGCGTCGTTGCGGCGCTGTGCAAGGCCGGGAGATGGTCGGAGGCAGACGACGTGTTCGACGAGGCGATGAAGCGGGGTAAGGTAGCCGACCTCGGCGCGGTGCGCATGCTGGTGCGAGGGCTCAGGGATGCCGGCAAGGGGCGGGTGGCGAGGCGGGTGGTGATCGGCCTGCGCAAGAAGTTCCCTGCCCGCTTTGACGGGCCATGGAAGGAGCTCGAGGAGTTGGCTGGGCTGACCGGCAAGGAACAAGACGATGATGTCGAAGGGGATGACGACGAgcaggcggcgccgacgacgatgtCTGCGTGA